In uncultured Ilyobacter sp., a genomic segment contains:
- a CDS encoding SH3 domain-containing protein, which yields MKKFLLFLFTLAAFYGCASLEEGNSKVILLEHKLSKIQNGNTSSEEEIKNYKKRISASKKEISEINQKLVEIKALAEESETIHVFQEKITPNLKFVKKYPGKLPETLNYVFVRSRRINLREGPTTISTILSNANYLDKLPLLEEVTNKQGTKWYKVLDKRGREVYVHSSVVEKRIFRFNTMVDNLNRLDTFINSELEKDRTIAFIRAYVPNPNNVNLKRKKDRYGNVADQSAVAYSERGTLFVPDSTIISIDENQVSENDMTEIKVSYATEKSISVHNSFISKSPKINRSPNRAIVIDTINQNFGVFERMKGEWVLVSYVYSKTGSKSRLGFRTPKGFFIVPNAKKIMTYNSEIGEKQGYAQYAIRFSGGGYIHATPFSYDEDKEATKGRKEGALGTYPGTRKCVRNKEDHAKFLFDWVLRGKISNENYQSVYDNVAVIVM from the coding sequence ATGAAAAAATTTCTACTTTTTCTCTTTACACTGGCCGCTTTTTACGGCTGTGCTTCCTTAGAAGAGGGGAATTCCAAAGTTATACTTCTAGAACATAAATTATCAAAAATACAAAATGGAAATACCAGTTCTGAAGAAGAAATAAAAAATTACAAAAAAAGAATCTCAGCCTCTAAAAAAGAGATCTCAGAAATAAATCAAAAACTTGTTGAGATCAAGGCTCTGGCGGAAGAATCTGAAACTATTCACGTTTTTCAAGAAAAAATTACACCTAATTTAAAATTTGTAAAAAAATATCCAGGAAAACTTCCTGAAACTTTAAATTACGTCTTTGTAAGAAGCCGACGTATAAATTTGAGAGAGGGACCTACAACTATAAGCACAATTCTCTCTAACGCAAATTATCTAGACAAACTTCCTCTCCTTGAGGAGGTCACAAACAAGCAGGGGACAAAATGGTATAAGGTGCTCGACAAAAGAGGCAGAGAAGTATACGTACACTCTAGTGTTGTAGAAAAAAGAATTTTTAGGTTCAACACTATGGTAGACAACCTAAACAGACTAGACACATTTATAAACAGTGAACTTGAAAAAGACCGAACAATTGCTTTTATTCGGGCCTACGTCCCAAATCCAAACAACGTCAATCTGAAAAGAAAAAAAGATAGATATGGAAATGTGGCAGACCAAAGTGCCGTAGCATATTCTGAAAGAGGAACTCTATTTGTTCCAGACAGTACAATAATCTCGATAGATGAAAATCAAGTTTCTGAAAACGATATGACAGAAATAAAAGTATCTTATGCAACTGAAAAGTCAATCTCTGTACATAATTCTTTTATATCCAAATCCCCTAAGATAAATCGCTCTCCAAACAGAGCAATTGTTATCGACACTATCAATCAAAACTTTGGGGTTTTTGAGAGAATGAAAGGTGAGTGGGTTCTCGTATCCTATGTCTATTCCAAAACAGGTTCTAAAAGCCGTCTTGGATTTAGAACCCCAAAAGGATTTTTCATAGTTCCAAATGCAAAAAAAATTATGACATATAACAGTGAAATTGGAGAAAAACAGGGATATGCCCAATATGCCATTAGATTTTCCGGGGGGGGGTATATTCACGCCACTCCATTTAGTTATGATGAGGATAAGGAAGCCACCAAAGGGCGGAAAGAGGGGGCTCTCGGGACTTACCCTGGAACCAGAAAATGCGTAAGAAATAAAGAGGACCATGCTAAATTTTTATTTGACTGGGTTCTCAGAGGAAAAATATCAAATGAAAATTATCAGAGTGTTTATGACAATGTGGCAGTCATAGTAATGTAA
- a CDS encoding OmpA family protein yields MKKIVLMLAALAVLSGCSSADKETAMLNKLEKNLSKIEESNAATGSMIDQYKTRIFDAKTNVANLEKDLNAIDSFINPETVFEKNGVIVKRERDQLTLIMPTDVVFDFNKAEIKEDFKPLLDSLYEALTIYKGVTVKIDGHTDNIGSYDYNLKLSQKRAESAKEYLVSKGLHAGRIVTEGYSFSKPAASNATQAGRDKNRRIEVVIKK; encoded by the coding sequence ATGAAGAAAATTGTACTTATGCTTGCAGCTTTAGCAGTTCTTTCAGGATGCAGTTCTGCAGATAAAGAAACTGCTATGTTAAATAAATTGGAAAAAAATCTTAGTAAGATAGAAGAAAGCAATGCCGCTACTGGGTCAATGATAGACCAGTATAAAACTAGGATATTTGATGCAAAAACAAATGTGGCTAATTTAGAAAAAGATCTTAACGCAATAGATTCCTTCATAAACCCTGAGACAGTATTTGAAAAAAATGGTGTAATAGTTAAAAGAGAGAGAGACCAACTCACCCTTATTATGCCAACAGATGTAGTCTTTGACTTCAATAAGGCTGAGATCAAGGAGGATTTCAAACCTCTACTTGATTCTCTTTATGAGGCTTTGACTATTTATAAAGGAGTAACAGTAAAAATTGACGGACACACTGACAATATAGGTTCCTATGACTACAACCTCAAACTTTCACAAAAAAGAGCCGAAAGTGCAAAAGAATACCTTGTCTCTAAAGGTCTTCATGCAGGAAGAATCGTAACTGAAGGATACAGTTTCTCTAAACCTGCTGCGAGTAATGCTACCCAGGCAGGAAGGGATAAAAACAGAAGAATAGAAGTAGTTATAAAAAAATAA
- a CDS encoding gamma carbonic anhydrase family protein, which yields MLLEFEGILPKLNEKTFVAEGAKLIGDVEMDEFSSIWFNCVARGDVANIYVGKYSNVQDNSVLHVADNKPCIIGDYVTVGHNVVLHGCEIEDHCLIGMGATVLTGAIVGRGSIIAAGALVKENQIIPPYSLVAGVPGKIIRTVENQWDSIHSQAVKYKTLWTKRYGIMPDADGEVYGGEKIV from the coding sequence GTGCTTTTAGAATTTGAAGGTATATTACCAAAATTAAATGAAAAAACCTTTGTAGCAGAGGGAGCAAAATTAATAGGGGATGTAGAAATGGATGAGTTTTCTAGCATATGGTTCAACTGCGTTGCAAGAGGAGACGTAGCCAATATCTATGTGGGAAAATATTCTAACGTACAGGACAATTCAGTCTTACACGTAGCAGACAACAAGCCCTGTATTATAGGGGATTATGTAACAGTAGGGCACAATGTAGTCCTTCACGGATGTGAAATAGAAGATCACTGTCTTATAGGCATGGGAGCCACTGTTCTCACAGGGGCAATAGTAGGACGTGGAAGCATAATTGCAGCAGGGGCACTTGTGAAGGAAAATCAGATTATTCCACCTTACTCTCTTGTGGCAGGAGTACCTGGAAAAATAATCAGGACTGTAGAAAACCAGTGGGACAGTATTCATTCTCAAGCTGTAAAATATAAAACTCTCTGGACTAAAAGATATGGTATTATGCCTGATGCCGATGGCGAAGTCTACGGCGGTGAAAAAATAGTCTGA
- the pfkA gene encoding 6-phosphofructokinase, with protein MKKIAILTSGGDAPGMNAAVRAAGKFALNTDLEVYGIKRGYLGMLNDEIFKISSQDLGGIIDRGGTSLLTARCPEFKDPKIRAIAAENLKKRGIDGLIVIGGDGSFHGADLLSKEHGIKVIGIPGTIDNDIAGTDYTIGFDTCLNTILDAIQKVRDTATSHERTILIEVMGRNAGDLALYASMAGGGDGILIPEQDNPIEVLAYQIQQRRRRGKLHDIILVAEGVGSAHTVAEELKKKVHTDVRIVVLGHVQRGGTPSGFDRVLGTKMGAKAVQLLLEEKGCLMIGIEGNQIVTHPIEYAWEGQRRNHMEDYELTQVLSK; from the coding sequence TTGAAAAAAATAGCCATATTAACGAGTGGAGGAGACGCTCCTGGAATGAATGCTGCAGTAAGAGCGGCTGGTAAATTTGCCCTTAATACTGATTTAGAAGTATACGGAATAAAAAGAGGATACTTAGGTATGCTAAATGATGAAATATTTAAAATAAGCTCTCAAGACCTTGGAGGAATAATAGACAGAGGTGGAACTTCTCTTCTTACTGCAAGATGTCCAGAGTTTAAAGACCCAAAAATAAGAGCAATTGCTGCTGAGAATCTAAAAAAGAGAGGTATTGACGGACTTATAGTTATAGGAGGAGACGGATCTTTCCACGGTGCTGACCTTCTTTCAAAGGAGCACGGTATAAAAGTAATCGGTATTCCTGGAACTATCGATAACGATATCGCCGGTACTGACTATACAATAGGTTTTGACACATGTCTAAATACCATTCTAGACGCTATACAGAAAGTAAGGGACACTGCTACTTCTCATGAGAGAACTATCCTTATAGAGGTAATGGGAAGAAATGCCGGAGACCTTGCCCTTTATGCCTCTATGGCTGGTGGGGGAGACGGAATATTAATCCCTGAACAGGACAATCCTATAGAAGTGTTGGCTTATCAGATACAACAGAGAAGAAGAAGAGGAAAACTTCATGATATAATCCTAGTAGCAGAAGGGGTAGGATCTGCCCACACTGTTGCAGAAGAATTAAAGAAAAAAGTACATACTGATGTAAGAATCGTAGTACTAGGTCACGTGCAAAGAGGTGGTACTCCATCAGGTTTTGACAGAGTACTTGGGACAAAAATGGGTGCAAAAGCAGTACAACTCCTTTTAGAAGAAAAAGGATGTCTAATGATCGGTATAGAGGGTAACCAGATAGTTACTCACCCTATTGAGTATGCTTGGGAAGGTCAGAGAAGAAACCATATGGAAGACTATGAATTAACTCAAGTATTATCAAAATAA